The following coding sequences are from one Nicotiana tomentosiformis chromosome 3, ASM39032v3, whole genome shotgun sequence window:
- the LOC104119945 gene encoding NAP1-related protein 2-like, producing MMNMAEEVNFVIKTMVQLLGVNKEVALLQFELLLKSLHIRKDYILLILKALKKEYVSEEEEYEVLKKIWDVKMEHVQLIRDEHFNLIKTGEEKGNKKQKMAEKAEDEENNNFDGKQLVPCIEKLQDIQDKLEKINEEARDEVLKIAQKLSQIRKPVYEKRNHIIKSIPDFWLTAFLRHPILSELVSTEEDHKIFEFLCSIEVEDTEDFKSGYTITFYFSPNPFFENTMLSKTYTFLEDGRPTKVTASTVQWKEGNGVVPHAEEGFFRWFSSEVDQKYNEVAAIIKDELWPNPLNYFNEADEEKDFHEADKGGDKIVNDSEDDGNEEADEADEEDLEAAGGSGNEVVKDNEDYDEEADEEDLEAADEAGDEGT from the exons ATGATGAACATGGCAGAAGAAGTGAATTTCGTGATCAAAACTATGGTGCAACTGCTAGGGGTTAATAAAGAGGTGGCTCTTCTGCAGTTTGAACTACTATTGAAGAGCTTGCATATCCGCAAAGATTACATATTGCTTATTCTCAAGGCTTTGAAGAAG GAGTATGTTTCTGAAGAGGAAGAATATGAAGTATTGAAGAAGATTTGGGATGTGAAGATGGAGCATGTGCAACTTATTAGGGATGAGCATTTTAATTTGATTAAG ACGggagaagaaaaaggaaataagaagcaGAAAATGGCAGAGAAAGCAGAAGATGAGGAAAACAACAATTTTGATGGTAAGCAGTTGGTTCCGTGCATTGAAAAATTGCAAGATATACAAGACAAGCTCGAGAAGATTAATGAAGAAGCAAGGGATGAAGTGTTGAAAATAGCACAAAAGTTGAGTCAGATCCGCAAGCCAGTGTATGAGAAGCGAAATCATATTATTAAAAGTATTCCTGACTTCTGGTTGACGGCATTCCTGAGACATCCTATTCTTTCTGAACTTGTAAGTACAGAAGAGGACCATAAGATTTTCGAGTTTTTATGTTCTATCGAAGTGGAAGACACTGAAGATTTTAAATCGGGTTATACCATCACCTTCTACTTCAGTCCAAATCCCTTTTTTGAAAATACAATGCTGTCGAAGACTTATACCTTCCTTGAAGATGGACGACCTACAAAAGTTACTGCTTCCACAGTACAATGGAAAGAAGGAAATGGAGTTGTTCCCCATGCTGAGGAAGGCTTCTTTAGGTGGTTCAGTAGCGAAGTCGATCAGAAGTATAATGAAGTTGCTGCGATAATCAAGGATGAGCTATGGCCGAACCCTCTAAATTATTTTAATGAAGCTGATGAAGAAAAAGATTTTCATGAGGCAGACAAAGGTGGTGATAAGATAGTGAACGACAGTGAAGATGATGGCAATGAGGAGGCCGATGAAGCTGATGAAGAGGATCTTGAGGCTGCAGGCGGAAGTGGCAATGAGGTAGTAAAGGACAATGAAGATTACGATGAGGAGGCTGATGAAGAGGATCTTGAGGCTGCAGACGAAGCTGGTGATGAGGGAACGTAG
- the LOC104119944 gene encoding probable transcription factor At1g61730, with translation MASLNLTKNHRDDTLEESDKDWTLPSHSNNRKKRTTEKSAKKGANVDAKSFQRLWSEEDELVILERMIEYESKKNASPAANYDVFYTFIKDKLQAEVNITQLKEKIRRIKRKYMNNIGKRSVAKPHEEKLFELSQTIWGDNIVDKEKRAAKVDDDLPKAGKLIVAKEKNSLCGGSSGSSLVLHGGSAADLEDWFRRNPGLISKEQRHEVLNKSHAVKIAKAEHQLNEITLMEEQVNLMTDAVKASQE, from the coding sequence ATGGCTTCCCTAAACTTAACCAAAAATCACCGTGATGATACCCTTGAAGAATCTGACAAAGACTGGACACTTCCTTCTCATTCCAACAATAGAAAGAAACGGACAACGGAAAAGTCAGCAAAGAAGGGCGCTAATGTGGATGCAAAGAGCTTTCAAAGGTTATGGAGCGAGGAAGACGAACTAGTTATCCTCGAAAGAATGATCGAGTATGAATCCAAAAAGAATGCCAGCCCCGCAGCAAATTATGATGTTTTTTATACTTTTATCAAGGACAAATTGCAAGCCGAAGTGAACATAACTCAACTGAAAGAAAAAATTAGgagaattaaaagaaaatatatgaataatATTGGCAAAAGGAGCGTTGCGAAGCCTCACGAGGAGAAGTTGTTCGAACTCTCACAAACAATTTGGGGTGATAACATAGTTGACAAAGAAAAGAGAGCAGCCAAGGTTGATGACGATCTGCCGAAAGCTGGTAAACTGATTGTTGCAAAAGAAAAAAACAGTTTGTGTGGTGGTAGTTCAGGTTCGAGTTTGGTTTTACACGGAGGGAGTGCAGCTGATTTAGAAGATTGGTTTAGAAGGAACCCGGGGTtgattagcaaagaacaaagacATGAAGTATTGAACAAATCGCATGCCGTGAAGATTGCTAAGGCTGAACACCAATTGAATGAGATAACCCTGATGGAGGAACAAGTGAACTTGATGACTGATGCTGTGAAAGCTTCTCAGGAATGA